Proteins found in one Stigmatopora nigra isolate UIUO_SnigA chromosome 15, RoL_Snig_1.1, whole genome shotgun sequence genomic segment:
- the LOC144208661 gene encoding zinc finger protein 646 isoform X3, whose protein sequence is MAMHDMSRAKGFPCKECDMVCPSTPSLLEHMKAHYQQGESARFECEQCGRIYKHAASLANHKKSHEVGSFQCPVCTRTLPNAVALKNHLRIHTLSPSSAHVEEESEEAPEEGGPHERDYALGQELPDAFGRAHLNNSAPRGAHEGSKSSPEPDDAWDRPFKCDQCDRTYRHHGSLMNHKKCHQQGSFKCSVCFKQFSNLAALNSHERTHSKFKSPVAPMVSSGGGGGGSLHPSERDGGGSSQATQNDNSNSCFCHLCQISLPNKSDFQEHILLHNSTPSSLGLSRSFPAIMSHNLSAVRSPAYTPALGDPLPMPPLPGDKRGPYDPIMGPPVNNPIYTCAYCGAGHPDLETLKVHYLTHDPHPASHGQDGSLLNSETLSSGSQGSASSSSGGRVTQSASPEDGERRFKCGECGKSYRHAGSLVNHKRCHQMGHYQCTICCKQYPHLAALHSHLRSHKGRSSSQSLGDGNDWLSPEPLTLDSQQSYVQESSGASTPITLPGNMADPGLFVPDGGHNSALDSLEFHERFDGGPAHRQADRHVCADCGEMYADVSGIKSHMCSRRGPAPPPPPQQGNMSNGFIGNMNYHNSGSGSMTSGGVKEGNGQRQYSQSGIKRMGNVDKDDDDGEIYQCSVCGNHYASLRALRSHLRSHANNPSGPGPSGLEQDWRMICSACGQSFARKQDLLNHQLVHGPQRPDGQQQQGVGGASPNRSDKMDGRSHICVDCGMFFADRHHLITHLCAGKNRAGSLGKQSLNGAKAMSGGEGLVGGVAGGSRDIAENGRRSVVDQSDKPHKCDQCGRGYRHPCSLLNHKKSHKTGVFRCLVCQKRYYNLLALKNHQRTHFDLKRHKCEECGKAFKIQKQLINHLRLHEEHRAKGLVRTGPNGSRYQQPGLSQMQNVRGESSKVPPMGIKYAQQAFKKPYSSAGTSRPQKFDPAESGRRPFACEECGKTYRHAGSLANHKNLHKIGEYHCNVCNSTYPNRLAMKNHLRLHFAQKKHNCQECGKGFRTQRQLATHTTAGLCKGPQGPGAQMDFECDGCCEGFPSAEQLAAHDCPAQHLPSSSSSSGGSSANAGAERNPVDPDSDERPYACDLCSCAYKHASSLLNHKHTHKTGDFRCNFCDKPYTNYMALRNHMRIHTQRKKHICHTCGKAFRLARFLRNHQKVHEEGATPFGCPTCGKSFQGRSGLARHRCGDTPVGVDVRRKTPGAAGEGGDECRYTYMLSNPASLGPFACRNSDFSEVWTN, encoded by the exons ATGGCAATGCATGATATGAGTCGTGCCAAGGGTTTCCCCTGTAAAGAATGTGATATGGTCTGCCCCAGTACTCCAAGTCTTCTAGAACATATGAAAGCGCATTATCAACAAGGAGAGAGTGCCCGTTTTGAATGCGAGCAGTGCGGAAGAATTTACAAACACGCCGCTAGCTTGGCCAACCATAAAAAGTCTCACGAAGTGGGCTCGTTCCAGTGCCCCGTGTGTACCCGCACCCTCCCCAACGCGGTGGCCCTCAAAAACCACCTTCGCATCCACACCTTGTCTCCGAGTAGTGCTCACGTGGAAGAAGAAAGCGAGGAGGCGCCCGAAGAAGGAGGTCCTCACGAAAGAGATTACGCCCTGGGCCAGGAGCTTCCGGACGCTTTTGGCCGCGCGCATTTGAACAACAGCGCCCCACGGGGGGCCCACGAGGGAAGCAAAAGTTCCCCCGAGCCGGACGACGCCTGGGACCGACCGTTCAAGTGCGACCAGTGCGACAGAACCTACCGGCACCACGGGAGCTTGATGAACCATAAGAAGTGTCACCAGCAAGGAAGTTTTAAGTGCTCTGTGTGCTTCAAACAATTTAGCAACCTGGCTGCCCTCAACAGCCACGAGAGGACTCACTCCAAGTTCAAAAGCCCCGTAGCACCCATGGTGagcagtggcggcggcggtggcggcagcCTCCACCCGTCAGAGCGCGACGGAGGCGGCAGCTCACAGGCCACCCAAAACGACAATTCCAACTCCTGCTTCTGCCACCTGTGCCAGATCTCCCTGCCCAACAAATCCGACTTCCAGGAACACATTCTCCTCCACAACAGCACCCCGTCGTCTCTGGGCCTGTCCCGGAGCTTTCCCGCCATCATGAGCCACAACCTGAGCGCCGTGCGATCTCCGGCGTACACCCCGGCTCTCGGCGACCCTCTCCCCATGCCGCCGTTGCCAGGTGACAAAAGGGGTCCATACGACCCCATCATGGGGCCTCCCGTCAACAACCCCATCTACACGTGCGCGTACTGCGGGGCGGGGCATCCGGACCTGGAGACCCTGAAAGTCCACTACCTGACTCACGACCCCCACCCGGCTTCCCACGGGCAGGACGGCTCCCTGCTCAACTCGGAAACGTTAAGCTCCGGCTCTCAGGGCTCGGCGTCGTCTTCTTCCGGGGGACGGGTGACCCAGTCGGCTTCTCCCGAGGACGGCGAGCGCCGCTTCAAGTGCGGCGAGTGCGGCAAGAGTTACCGGCACGCCGGCAGCCTGGTCAACCACAAGCGCTGTCACCAGATGGGCCACTACCAGTGCACCATCTGCTGCAAGCAGTACCCCCATTTGGCGGCGCTGCACAGCCACCTGCGCAGCCACAAGGGGCGCTCTTCTAGCCAGTCTCTGGGCGACGGCAACGACTGGTTGTCCCCGGAGCCTCTGACGCTGGACTCGCAGCAGAGCTACGTGCAAGAGAGCAGCGGCGCCAGCACCCCCATCACGCTTCCCGGGAACATGGCGGACCCCGGCCTCTTCGTACCGGACGGCGGTCACAACAGCGCTTTGGACTCTTTGGAGTTCCACGAGCGTTTTGACGGGGGCCCCGCCCACCGGCAAGCCGACCGCCACGTGTGCGCCGACTGCGGCGAGATGTACGCCGACGTGTCCGGCATCAAGTCGCACATGTGCTCCCGTCGCGGCCCggcgccgcccccgccgccgcagCAGGGTAACATGTCCAACGGCTTCATCGGCAATATGAACTACCACAATTCCGGTAGCGGCTCCATGACCTCCGGTGGCGTGAAGGAGGGGAACGGCCAGCGCCAGTACTCCCAGTCCGGAATCAAAAGGATGGGAAACGTGGAcaaggacgacgacgacggcgaaaTCTACCAGTGCTCCGTTTGCGGCAACCATTACGCCAGCCTGCGAGCGCTGCGCAGCCATTTACGAAGTCACGCCAACAACCCGTCCGGGCCCGGGCCGTCCGGATTGGAGCAGGACTGGCGGATGATTTGCTCGGCGTGTGGCCAAAGCTTTGCCAGGAAGCAAGACCTCCTCAATCACCAACTGGTCCACGGCCCCCAGAGGCCCGACGGTCAACAGCAACAGGGAGTGGGCGGAGCTTCTCCCAACAGGAGCGACAAGATGGACGGACGCAGCCACATTTGCGTGGACTGCGGCATGTTCTTTGCGGACCGTCACCACCTGATCACGCACCTGTGCGCCGGTAAGAATCGAGCCGGTTCGCTGGGTAAGCAGAGCCTCAACGGAGCCAAGGCCATGTCCGGGGGCGAGGGCCTGGTCGGGGGGGTCGCCGGCGGAAGCCGCGATATCGCCGAGAACGGGCGACGTTCCGTGGTGGACCAAAGCGACAAACCGCACAAGTGCGACCAGTGTGGGCGAGGCTACAGGCACCCGTGTTCCCTCCTCAACCACAAAAAGTCCCACAAAACGGGCGTCTTCCGCTGCTTGGTGTGTCAGAAGCGTTACTACAACCTGCTGGCCCTGAAGAACCACCAGAGAACCCACTTTGACCTCAAGAG ACACAAGTGCGAAGAATGCGGAAAGGCTTTCAAGATCCAAAAACAGCTGATCAACCACCTGCGTCTCCACGAGGAACACCGGGCCAAAGGTCTGGTTCGCACGGGCCCCAACGGTTCGCGCTACCAACAACCGGGCCTGTCGCAGATGCAGAACGTGCGAGGCGAGTCGTCCAAGGTCCCCCCGATGGGGATCAAGTACGCGCAGCAGGCCTTCAAAAAGCCCTATTCGTCGGCCGGCACGTCCCGGCCGCAGAAGTTCGACCCGGCCGAGAGCGGGCGGCGGCCCTTCGCCTGCGAGGAGTGCGGCAAGACCTACCGGCACGCGGGAAGCCTGGCCAATCACAAGAACCTGCACAAAATTGGCGAGTACCACTGCAACGTGTGCAACTCCACCTACCCCAACAGACTGGCCATGAAGAACCACCTGCGCCTCCACTTTGCCCAGAAGAAGCACAACTGCCAGGAGTGCGGCAAGGGGTTCCGCACCCAGAGGCAACTGGCCACGCACACCACGGCGGGCCTGTGCAAGGGTCCGCAGGGTCCGGGCGCCCAGATGGACTTTGAGTGCGACGGCTGCTGCGAGGGCTTCCCCTCGGCCGAGCAGCTGGCGGCCCACGACTGCCCCGCCCAGCACTtgccctcgtcgtcgtcgtcgtccggcGGGAGCTCGGCCAACGCCGGCGCCGAGAGGAACCCGGTGGACCCGGACTCGGACGAGAGGCCCTACGCCTGCGACCTGTGCAGCTGCGCTTACAAGCACGCCAGCTCGCTGCTCAACCACAAGCACACGCACAAGACGGGCGACTTCCGCTGCAACTTCTGCGACAAGCCGTACACCAACTACATGGCGTTGCGCAACCACATGCGCATCCACACGCAGCGTAAGAAGCACATTTGCCACACGTGTGGCAAGGCCTTCCGCCTGGCCCGCTTCCTGCGCAACCACCAGAAGGTCCACGAGGAGGGCGCCACGCCCTTTGGCTGCCCCACCTGCGGGAAGAGCTTCCAGGGGAGGTCCGGTCTGGCCCGACACCGCTGCGGGGACACCCCGGTGGGGGTGGACGTCCGGCGGAAGACCCCCGGAGCGGCGGGGGAGGGCGGCGACGAGTGTCGGTACAC GTATATGCTCTCCAATCCGGCTTCCTTGGGACCATTCGCGTGCCGGAATTCGGATTTTTCTGAAGTTTGGACAAATTGA
- the LOC144208661 gene encoding zinc finger protein 646 isoform X2 has product MAMHDMSRAKGFPCKECDMVCPSTPSLLEHMKAHYQQGESARFECEQCGRIYKHAASLANHKKSHEVGSFQCPVCTRTLPNAVALKNHLRIHTLSPSSAHVEEESEEAPEEGGPHERDYALGQELPDAFGRAHLNNSAPRGAHEGSKSSPEPDDAWDRPFKCDQCDRTYRHHGSLMNHKKCHQQGSFKCSVCFKQFSNLAALNSHERTHSKFKSPVAPMVSSGGGGGGSLHPSERDGGGSSQATQNDNSNSCFCHLCQISLPNKSDFQEHILLHNSTPSSLGLSRSFPAIMSHNLSAVRSPAYTPALGDPLPMPPLPGDKRGPYDPIMGPPVNNPIYTCAYCGAGHPDLETLKVHYLTHDPHPASHGQDGSLLNSETLSSGSQGSASSSSGGRVTQSASPEDGERRFKCGECGKSYRHAGSLVNHKRCHQMGHYQCTICCKQYPHLAALHSHLRSHKGRSSSQSLGDGNDWLSPEPLTLDSQQSYVQESSGASTPITLPGNMADPGLFVPDGGHNSALDSLEFHERFDGGPAHRQADRHVCADCGEMYADVSGIKSHMCSRRGPAPPPPPQQGNMSNGFIGNMNYHNSGSGSMTSGGVKEGNGQRQYSQSGIKRMGNVDKDDDDGEIYQCSVCGNHYASLRALRSHLRSHANNPSGPGPSGLEQDWRMICSACGQSFARKQDLLNHQLVHGPQRPDGQQQQGVGGASPNRSDKMDGRSHICVDCGMFFADRHHLITHLCAGKNRAGSLGKQSLNGAKAMSGGEGLVGGVAGGSRDIAENGRRSVVDQSDKPHKCDQCGRGYRHPCSLLNHKKSHKTGVFRCLVCQKRYYNLLALKNHQRTHFDLKRHKCEECGKAFKIQKQLINHLRLHEEHRAKGLVRTGPNGSRYQQPGLSQMQNVRGESSKVPPMGIKYAQQAFKKPYSSAGTSRPQKFDPAESGRRPFACEECGKTYRHAGSLANHKNLHKIGEYHCNVCNSTYPNRLAMKNHLRLHFAQKKHNCQECGKGFRTQRQLATHTTAGLCKGPQGPGAQMDFECDGCCEGFPSAEQLAAHDCPAQHLPSSSSSSGGSSANAGAERNPVDPDSDERPYACDLCSCAYKHASSLLNHKHTHKTGDFRCNFCDKPYTNYMALRNHMRIHTQRKKHICHTCGKAFRLARFLRNHQKVHEEGATPFGCPTCGKSFQGRSGLARHRCGDTPVGVDVRRKTPGAAGEGGDECRYTCAHVYSRYMLSNPASLGPFACRNSDFSEVWTN; this is encoded by the exons ATGGCAATGCATGATATGAGTCGTGCCAAGGGTTTCCCCTGTAAAGAATGTGATATGGTCTGCCCCAGTACTCCAAGTCTTCTAGAACATATGAAAGCGCATTATCAACAAGGAGAGAGTGCCCGTTTTGAATGCGAGCAGTGCGGAAGAATTTACAAACACGCCGCTAGCTTGGCCAACCATAAAAAGTCTCACGAAGTGGGCTCGTTCCAGTGCCCCGTGTGTACCCGCACCCTCCCCAACGCGGTGGCCCTCAAAAACCACCTTCGCATCCACACCTTGTCTCCGAGTAGTGCTCACGTGGAAGAAGAAAGCGAGGAGGCGCCCGAAGAAGGAGGTCCTCACGAAAGAGATTACGCCCTGGGCCAGGAGCTTCCGGACGCTTTTGGCCGCGCGCATTTGAACAACAGCGCCCCACGGGGGGCCCACGAGGGAAGCAAAAGTTCCCCCGAGCCGGACGACGCCTGGGACCGACCGTTCAAGTGCGACCAGTGCGACAGAACCTACCGGCACCACGGGAGCTTGATGAACCATAAGAAGTGTCACCAGCAAGGAAGTTTTAAGTGCTCTGTGTGCTTCAAACAATTTAGCAACCTGGCTGCCCTCAACAGCCACGAGAGGACTCACTCCAAGTTCAAAAGCCCCGTAGCACCCATGGTGagcagtggcggcggcggtggcggcagcCTCCACCCGTCAGAGCGCGACGGAGGCGGCAGCTCACAGGCCACCCAAAACGACAATTCCAACTCCTGCTTCTGCCACCTGTGCCAGATCTCCCTGCCCAACAAATCCGACTTCCAGGAACACATTCTCCTCCACAACAGCACCCCGTCGTCTCTGGGCCTGTCCCGGAGCTTTCCCGCCATCATGAGCCACAACCTGAGCGCCGTGCGATCTCCGGCGTACACCCCGGCTCTCGGCGACCCTCTCCCCATGCCGCCGTTGCCAGGTGACAAAAGGGGTCCATACGACCCCATCATGGGGCCTCCCGTCAACAACCCCATCTACACGTGCGCGTACTGCGGGGCGGGGCATCCGGACCTGGAGACCCTGAAAGTCCACTACCTGACTCACGACCCCCACCCGGCTTCCCACGGGCAGGACGGCTCCCTGCTCAACTCGGAAACGTTAAGCTCCGGCTCTCAGGGCTCGGCGTCGTCTTCTTCCGGGGGACGGGTGACCCAGTCGGCTTCTCCCGAGGACGGCGAGCGCCGCTTCAAGTGCGGCGAGTGCGGCAAGAGTTACCGGCACGCCGGCAGCCTGGTCAACCACAAGCGCTGTCACCAGATGGGCCACTACCAGTGCACCATCTGCTGCAAGCAGTACCCCCATTTGGCGGCGCTGCACAGCCACCTGCGCAGCCACAAGGGGCGCTCTTCTAGCCAGTCTCTGGGCGACGGCAACGACTGGTTGTCCCCGGAGCCTCTGACGCTGGACTCGCAGCAGAGCTACGTGCAAGAGAGCAGCGGCGCCAGCACCCCCATCACGCTTCCCGGGAACATGGCGGACCCCGGCCTCTTCGTACCGGACGGCGGTCACAACAGCGCTTTGGACTCTTTGGAGTTCCACGAGCGTTTTGACGGGGGCCCCGCCCACCGGCAAGCCGACCGCCACGTGTGCGCCGACTGCGGCGAGATGTACGCCGACGTGTCCGGCATCAAGTCGCACATGTGCTCCCGTCGCGGCCCggcgccgcccccgccgccgcagCAGGGTAACATGTCCAACGGCTTCATCGGCAATATGAACTACCACAATTCCGGTAGCGGCTCCATGACCTCCGGTGGCGTGAAGGAGGGGAACGGCCAGCGCCAGTACTCCCAGTCCGGAATCAAAAGGATGGGAAACGTGGAcaaggacgacgacgacggcgaaaTCTACCAGTGCTCCGTTTGCGGCAACCATTACGCCAGCCTGCGAGCGCTGCGCAGCCATTTACGAAGTCACGCCAACAACCCGTCCGGGCCCGGGCCGTCCGGATTGGAGCAGGACTGGCGGATGATTTGCTCGGCGTGTGGCCAAAGCTTTGCCAGGAAGCAAGACCTCCTCAATCACCAACTGGTCCACGGCCCCCAGAGGCCCGACGGTCAACAGCAACAGGGAGTGGGCGGAGCTTCTCCCAACAGGAGCGACAAGATGGACGGACGCAGCCACATTTGCGTGGACTGCGGCATGTTCTTTGCGGACCGTCACCACCTGATCACGCACCTGTGCGCCGGTAAGAATCGAGCCGGTTCGCTGGGTAAGCAGAGCCTCAACGGAGCCAAGGCCATGTCCGGGGGCGAGGGCCTGGTCGGGGGGGTCGCCGGCGGAAGCCGCGATATCGCCGAGAACGGGCGACGTTCCGTGGTGGACCAAAGCGACAAACCGCACAAGTGCGACCAGTGTGGGCGAGGCTACAGGCACCCGTGTTCCCTCCTCAACCACAAAAAGTCCCACAAAACGGGCGTCTTCCGCTGCTTGGTGTGTCAGAAGCGTTACTACAACCTGCTGGCCCTGAAGAACCACCAGAGAACCCACTTTGACCTCAAGAG ACACAAGTGCGAAGAATGCGGAAAGGCTTTCAAGATCCAAAAACAGCTGATCAACCACCTGCGTCTCCACGAGGAACACCGGGCCAAAGGTCTGGTTCGCACGGGCCCCAACGGTTCGCGCTACCAACAACCGGGCCTGTCGCAGATGCAGAACGTGCGAGGCGAGTCGTCCAAGGTCCCCCCGATGGGGATCAAGTACGCGCAGCAGGCCTTCAAAAAGCCCTATTCGTCGGCCGGCACGTCCCGGCCGCAGAAGTTCGACCCGGCCGAGAGCGGGCGGCGGCCCTTCGCCTGCGAGGAGTGCGGCAAGACCTACCGGCACGCGGGAAGCCTGGCCAATCACAAGAACCTGCACAAAATTGGCGAGTACCACTGCAACGTGTGCAACTCCACCTACCCCAACAGACTGGCCATGAAGAACCACCTGCGCCTCCACTTTGCCCAGAAGAAGCACAACTGCCAGGAGTGCGGCAAGGGGTTCCGCACCCAGAGGCAACTGGCCACGCACACCACGGCGGGCCTGTGCAAGGGTCCGCAGGGTCCGGGCGCCCAGATGGACTTTGAGTGCGACGGCTGCTGCGAGGGCTTCCCCTCGGCCGAGCAGCTGGCGGCCCACGACTGCCCCGCCCAGCACTtgccctcgtcgtcgtcgtcgtccggcGGGAGCTCGGCCAACGCCGGCGCCGAGAGGAACCCGGTGGACCCGGACTCGGACGAGAGGCCCTACGCCTGCGACCTGTGCAGCTGCGCTTACAAGCACGCCAGCTCGCTGCTCAACCACAAGCACACGCACAAGACGGGCGACTTCCGCTGCAACTTCTGCGACAAGCCGTACACCAACTACATGGCGTTGCGCAACCACATGCGCATCCACACGCAGCGTAAGAAGCACATTTGCCACACGTGTGGCAAGGCCTTCCGCCTGGCCCGCTTCCTGCGCAACCACCAGAAGGTCCACGAGGAGGGCGCCACGCCCTTTGGCTGCCCCACCTGCGGGAAGAGCTTCCAGGGGAGGTCCGGTCTGGCCCGACACCGCTGCGGGGACACCCCGGTGGGGGTGGACGTCCGGCGGAAGACCCCCGGAGCGGCGGGGGAGGGCGGCGACGAGTGTCGGTACAC CTGTGCGCATGTCTATTCCAGGTATATGCTCTCCAATCCGGCTTCCTTGGGACCATTCGCGTGCCGGAATTCGGATTTTTCTGAAGTTTGGACAAATTGA